A single region of the Paraburkholderia megapolitana genome encodes:
- a CDS encoding DNA internalization-related competence protein ComEC/Rec2: MRAVWCGFVLGVIGLQQQAALPSMMGWCVLALAWLLGVAVAVKAWTIVRRRARVSVDARRWAHAGWGALIFAAACSGFGYAAWRAELRLAVALPAAWESRDIEVSGYVVGLPSRDKIASRFLFEVESASAPIVRFPKTIQLVWVARDTPPPVLEPGSRWRLPVRLKRSHSTANFGVRDGEATLLARNVRATGYVSVPEHALLLAGNASGIGVTINRWRAAIRARIDVVLADAPHRGIVIALAIGAQDAVSTADWASMRNTGTNHLIAISGLHIGLVAGFAAWFAGSLWRRSAFVGRYWPLRVPAQKIAALGGALFAVFHAALAGFNVPAQRALWMLAIAALAFVGGRRLASSVVFAWALGLVLLTDPWAVLSPGFWLSFCAVAAILFAVSGPRRRVRLPHDPDAAPVHPLRRAWQRCSNAFARYVHDSTHIQLAVTIALAPLTLYWFSQIPLIGPVANAFAIPWMSLLVTPVVLAGAVLPMPLDAWAFQVADGLLRIQSVVLHWLATPTWAVWHLPRPGPWALVCATAGVAWCLAPRGWPLRWAGPIAWLPLLLPPPSGPPHGAFRLTALDIGQGNSVLVETAHHALLFDAGPGPESTHAGERVVVPFLQAQGVTALDALMVSHEDSDHAGGAPAVLDGVEVRQLLASLPQRHALWAQARKVGAERVQCAAGQRWQWDGVDFTILWPDERRLRANPNDQCCVLRIRTAGRTGHAGHGYAANPTPALTALLAADIEAPIERTLLARDPDALRAQVLLVPHHGSRTSSTEPFLDTIDPLIAIFQVGYRNRFRHPHPGVFARYEARHIELTRSDTDGAVRIEASGTTLSLERYRDTHRRYWMDR, encoded by the coding sequence GTGCGGGCTGTGTGGTGCGGTTTTGTGTTGGGTGTGATCGGTTTGCAGCAACAGGCTGCGCTCCCTTCGATGATGGGCTGGTGTGTGCTCGCGCTCGCATGGCTGCTGGGCGTCGCAGTTGCGGTTAAAGCGTGGACGATCGTGCGTCGCCGCGCTCGCGTGTCTGTTGATGCACGTCGGTGGGCCCACGCGGGGTGGGGCGCGTTGATTTTTGCCGCCGCGTGCAGCGGCTTCGGCTATGCGGCGTGGCGTGCCGAACTGCGTCTGGCGGTCGCGTTACCGGCTGCATGGGAAAGTCGCGATATCGAGGTGAGCGGCTACGTGGTGGGGCTGCCTTCGCGCGACAAGATCGCTTCGCGGTTTCTGTTCGAAGTCGAATCCGCGAGCGCGCCGATTGTCAGGTTTCCGAAGACGATCCAACTGGTGTGGGTCGCGCGCGATACACCGCCGCCGGTACTCGAGCCTGGTTCGCGCTGGCGTTTGCCGGTGCGTCTCAAGCGGTCACACAGCACTGCGAATTTCGGCGTGCGCGATGGCGAGGCGACACTACTCGCCCGCAACGTTCGCGCGACCGGTTACGTCAGCGTGCCGGAGCATGCGTTGCTGCTCGCCGGAAACGCATCGGGCATCGGCGTGACCATCAACCGCTGGCGGGCCGCGATACGCGCACGCATCGATGTCGTGCTCGCGGACGCGCCGCATCGCGGCATTGTCATTGCGCTGGCAATCGGCGCACAGGACGCGGTCAGTACCGCCGACTGGGCCTCGATGCGCAACACCGGCACCAACCACCTGATCGCAATCTCGGGCCTGCATATCGGCCTCGTGGCGGGCTTTGCCGCATGGTTCGCGGGCAGCTTGTGGCGGCGCTCGGCATTCGTCGGCCGGTACTGGCCGTTGCGCGTGCCGGCGCAGAAGATCGCGGCACTGGGCGGCGCGTTGTTCGCCGTGTTTCATGCGGCGCTGGCGGGATTCAACGTACCGGCGCAGCGCGCGCTATGGATGCTGGCGATCGCCGCGCTGGCGTTCGTCGGCGGACGCAGGCTGGCGTCGTCGGTGGTGTTCGCGTGGGCGCTCGGACTCGTACTGCTGACCGACCCGTGGGCGGTGTTGTCGCCAGGATTCTGGCTGTCGTTCTGCGCGGTCGCGGCAATCCTGTTCGCGGTGTCCGGGCCACGGCGCCGCGTGCGGCTACCGCACGACCCCGATGCGGCACCGGTGCACCCGCTGCGCCGGGCATGGCAACGCTGTTCGAACGCGTTTGCCCGATATGTGCACGACAGCACGCACATACAGCTCGCGGTAACGATCGCTCTCGCGCCGCTCACGCTCTACTGGTTCTCGCAGATTCCACTGATCGGTCCCGTTGCAAACGCCTTCGCGATCCCGTGGATGAGCCTGCTCGTCACGCCCGTGGTGCTGGCGGGCGCGGTACTGCCCATGCCGCTCGATGCATGGGCGTTCCAGGTCGCGGATGGGTTGCTGCGCATTCAATCGGTCGTGCTGCACTGGCTCGCCACGCCCACGTGGGCGGTCTGGCATCTGCCGCGACCGGGCCCATGGGCACTCGTGTGCGCGACGGCGGGCGTTGCCTGGTGTCTCGCGCCGCGTGGCTGGCCGTTGCGCTGGGCAGGTCCGATCGCGTGGCTGCCGTTACTGTTGCCGCCGCCGTCCGGTCCGCCGCACGGTGCATTCCGGTTGACCGCGCTCGACATCGGCCAGGGTAATTCGGTGCTCGTCGAGACCGCCCATCACGCTCTGCTGTTCGATGCGGGGCCCGGGCCGGAATCGACGCATGCCGGCGAGCGTGTCGTCGTGCCGTTTTTGCAGGCGCAGGGCGTCACGGCGCTCGATGCGCTCATGGTCAGCCATGAGGATTCCGATCATGCGGGCGGCGCACCGGCGGTGCTCGACGGCGTCGAGGTCCGGCAACTGCTCGCGTCGCTGCCGCAGCGACATGCGTTGTGGGCGCAGGCGCGCAAGGTCGGCGCCGAGCGTGTGCAGTGTGCAGCAGGGCAGCGCTGGCAATGGGACGGTGTCGATTTCACAATCCTGTGGCCCGATGAGCGGCGGTTGCGGGCGAATCCGAACGATCAGTGCTGTGTGCTGCGCATCCGTACCGCCGGGCGCACTGGGCACGCTGGCCACGGCTATGCGGCCAACCCGACGCCTGCGCTCACGGCACTGCTTGCCGCCGATATCGAGGCTCCCATCGAACGCACGCTGCTCGCCCGCGATCCCGACGCGCTGCGCGCCCAGGTGTTGCTGGTACCGCATCACGGTAGCCGGACCTCGTCGACCGAGCCGTTCCTCGACACGATCGATCCGCTGATCGCCATATTTCAGGTAGGCTATCGCAACCGTTTTCGCCATCCGCATCCGGGTGTGTTTGCGCGTTACGAGGCACGCCACATCGAGCTCACGCGCAGCGATACGGACGGCGCGGTGCGAATCGAGGCGTCCGGTACGACGCTGTCGCTCGAACGGTATCGGGACACGCATCGGCGGTACTGGATGGACCGGTGA
- a CDS encoding TatD family hydrolase codes for MWIDTHCHLDASEFDADRDAVAAAAHDAGVARIVIPGVMRENFATVRALAHRVAGGAYALGIHPLFTPRAQEADLDVLRMEIEASLDDPLFIGLGEIGLDYFVPGLDDARQQFFYDEQLKLAREFALPAICHVRKSQDQVLKGLRRHGIHRGIAHAFNGSFQQAQAYIDQGIHLGFGGNVTFERALQIRRLAEQLPLDALVVETDAPDISPAWLYKQRNTPDQIPRIGASLAQLRGLSEDELALGTTANAHAALPRLALSSA; via the coding sequence ATGTGGATCGATACGCATTGCCATCTCGATGCATCTGAATTCGACGCGGACCGCGATGCGGTCGCCGCGGCGGCGCACGATGCGGGCGTGGCGCGGATCGTGATTCCCGGTGTGATGCGCGAGAACTTTGCGACGGTGCGCGCGCTTGCGCATCGAGTGGCGGGCGGTGCGTACGCGCTCGGTATCCATCCGCTCTTCACGCCGCGCGCGCAGGAGGCGGACCTCGATGTGCTGCGGATGGAAATCGAAGCGAGTCTCGACGATCCGCTCTTTATCGGCCTCGGTGAAATCGGCCTCGACTATTTCGTGCCGGGCCTCGACGATGCGCGCCAGCAGTTCTTCTACGACGAACAACTGAAGCTGGCCCGCGAATTCGCTCTGCCGGCCATTTGCCATGTGCGTAAATCGCAGGACCAGGTGTTGAAAGGGCTGCGCCGGCACGGTATTCATCGCGGCATCGCGCATGCGTTCAACGGCAGTTTCCAGCAGGCACAAGCCTATATCGATCAGGGCATTCATCTCGGTTTTGGCGGCAATGTGACGTTCGAACGTGCGTTGCAGATCCGCCGCCTCGCCGAACAGTTGCCGCTCGATGCACTCGTCGTCGAGACCGACGCACCCGATATCTCTCCAGCGTGGCTCTACAAGCAACGCAACACACCCGATCAGATCCCCCGCATCGGCGCGAGTCTCGCGCAACTGCGCGGCCTCAGCGAAGACGAGCTTGCACTAGGCACAACGGCTAACGCGCATGCCGCGTTGCCCCGGCTCGCACTTTCCTCAGCATAA